Proteins encoded together in one Polaribacter reichenbachii window:
- the rplB gene encoding 50S ribosomal protein L2: MSVRKLKPITPGQRFRVVNGFDTITTDKPEKSLLAPKKRSGGRNNQGRMTTRNIGGGHKQRYRIIDFKRDKNDMPATVKTIEYDPNRTAFIALLSYADGEKRYVIAQNGLKVGQTIVSGSGVSPEIGNAMPLSEIPLGTTISCIELHPGQGAVMARSAGSFAQLMARDGKYATVKLPSGETRLILLTCSATIGVVSNSDHQLLVSGKAGRRRWLGRRPRVNAVRMNPVDHPMGGGEGRSSGGHPRSRNGIPAKGFKTRSKTKASNKYIIERRKK; encoded by the coding sequence ATGTCAGTTAGAAAATTAAAACCAATAACACCAGGTCAGCGTTTTAGAGTTGTAAATGGGTTCGACACCATAACAACTGATAAGCCGGAAAAGTCATTATTGGCACCGAAAAAAAGATCTGGAGGTCGAAACAATCAAGGTAGAATGACAACTCGTAATATTGGAGGAGGTCATAAACAAAGATATCGTATTATCGATTTTAAAAGAGATAAGAATGATATGCCTGCAACGGTTAAAACTATAGAGTACGATCCGAATCGTACTGCATTTATTGCTTTACTTAGTTATGCTGATGGTGAAAAACGTTATGTAATTGCTCAGAACGGTTTAAAAGTAGGTCAGACTATTGTATCAGGTAGTGGTGTTTCTCCAGAAATTGGAAATGCTATGCCTTTAAGTGAAATTCCTTTAGGAACTACAATTTCTTGTATAGAATTACACCCAGGTCAAGGAGCTGTTATGGCTCGTTCTGCTGGTTCTTTTGCTCAATTAATGGCAAGAGATGGTAAATATGCAACAGTTAAGTTACCTTCTGGTGAAACAAGATTAATTCTTTTAACTTGTTCTGCTACTATAGGAGTTGTATCTAACTCAGATCATCAATTATTAGTATCTGGTAAAGCAGGTAGAAGAAGATGGTTAGGTAGAAGACCAAGAGTTAACGCTGTAAGAATGAATCCAGTCGATCACCCAATGGGTGGTGGTGAAGGACGTTCTTCTGGAGGTCATCCAAGATCTAGAAATGGTATTCCTGCTAAAGGATTTAAAACTAGGTCTAAGACTAAAGCTAGTAATAAGTATATTATAGAACGTAGAAAGAAATAA
- the rplD gene encoding 50S ribosomal protein L4 produces the protein MELAVLDITGKDTGRKVELSNDVFGIEPNDHAIYLDVKQYLANQRQGTHKSKERAEITGSTRKIKKQKGTGTARAGSIKSGVFRGGGRMFGPRPRNYSFKLNKNLKRLARKSALSIQANDKNLVVIEDLNFETPKTKNFVDVLKALELDTKKSLFVLGNDNANVYLSSRNLKNSKVVKASEINTYGVLNANKVVITESSLEGINSNLSK, from the coding sequence ATGGAATTAGCAGTTTTAGATATTACAGGAAAAGATACAGGTAGAAAGGTTGAGCTTTCTAATGATGTATTTGGTATTGAGCCTAATGATCATGCAATTTATTTAGATGTTAAACAATACTTGGCTAACCAACGTCAGGGAACTCATAAATCTAAAGAAAGAGCAGAAATAACTGGTTCTACAAGAAAGATTAAAAAACAAAAAGGAACTGGTACTGCAAGAGCAGGTTCTATCAAGTCTGGTGTTTTTAGAGGTGGAGGTCGTATGTTCGGGCCAAGACCAAGAAATTATTCTTTTAAATTGAATAAGAATTTAAAGCGTTTAGCACGTAAGTCTGCTTTAAGTATTCAAGCAAATGATAAGAATTTAGTAGTAATCGAAGATTTAAATTTTGAGACTCCAAAGACTAAGAACTTTGTAGATGTTTTAAAAGCATTAGAATTAGATACTAAAAAATCTTTATTTGTTTTAGGTAATGATAATGCAAATGTGTATTTATCATCACGTAATTTAAAAAATTCTAAAGTAGTAAAAGCTTCAGAAATTAATACTTATGGTGTTTTAAATGCTAATAAAGTTGTTATTACTGAAAGTTCTTTAGAAGGAATTAACTCAAATTTAAGCAAATAG
- the rplW gene encoding 50S ribosomal protein L23, with product MSILIKPIITEKATNDSELYNRYTFVVDKKANKIEIKDAVEATYGVSISSVKTLNYPIQRNTKFTKKGLVTGVKSGYKKAIVQLAEGESIDFYNNL from the coding sequence ATGAGTATTTTAATTAAACCTATTATTACGGAAAAAGCTACAAACGATAGTGAATTATATAATCGTTATACATTTGTAGTAGATAAAAAAGCTAATAAAATAGAAATTAAAGATGCTGTTGAAGCAACTTATGGAGTTTCTATATCAAGCGTAAAAACTTTAAATTATCCTATTCAAAGAAATACTAAGTTTACTAAAAAAGGTTTAGTAACTGGTGTTAAGAGTGGATATAAAAAAGCGATTGTGCAGTTAGCAGAAGGAGAAAGTATTGATTTTTATAACAATCTTTAA